The following coding sequences lie in one Agelaius phoeniceus isolate bAgePho1 unplaced genomic scaffold, bAgePho1.hap1 Scaffold_110, whole genome shotgun sequence genomic window:
- the LOC143692980 gene encoding olfactory receptor 14J1-like encodes MCYDRYVSICKPLHYGTLLGSRACAHMAAAAWASAFLNALMHTANTFSLPLCHGNALGQFFCEIPQILKLSCSHSNLREVGLIAVSVCLAFGCFVFIVFSYVQIFRAVLRIPSEQGRHKAFSTCLPHLAVVSLFLSTASFAQMMPPSMSSPSLDLALSVLYSVVPPALNPLIYSLRNQELKAAVWRLMTGCFQKH; translated from the coding sequence atgtgctatgaccgctacgtgtccatctgcaaacccctgcactacgggaccctcctgggcagcagagcttgtgcccacatggcagcagctgcctgggccagtgcctttctcaatgctctcatgcacacagccaatacattttccctgcccctgtgccatggcaatgccctgggccagttcttctgtgaaatcccacagatcctcaagctctcctgctcacactcaaacCTCAGGGAAGTTGGGCTCATTGCTGTTAGTGTGTGTTTagcatttggctgttttgtgttcattgttttctcctatgtgcagatcttcagggctgtgctgaggatcccctctgagcagggacggcacaaagccttttccacctgcctccctcacctggccgtggtctctctgttcctcagcactgcatcATTTGCTCAAATGatgcccccctccatgtcctccccatccctggatctggccctgtcagttctgtactcagtggtgcccccagccctgaaccccctcatctacagcctgaggaaccaggagctcaaggctgcagtttggagactgatgactggatgctttcagaaacattaa